The window ATTTTTGGAGGCGAGATTGGGTGAAGATAAAAGTTGCATTAAAACTTTATTGTAATCTTGGGATGTAAAAAATCTTGGTTCTTCGTTCTTGGTTCTTCGTTCTTGGTTGGGAATTTTCACGGGGCGGTCGTAAAGTGGGGCGGTATCCGTGACGGGTGCAACCGGAAGATCAAAAACTTTTTCATCATTAAAAAATCCTCGCACCCTTTTTTCGGCAATGACTTCGCCTACAATTTGAAATTCGAGTTCCCATTTCTGGAAAATTTTTCTGAGTTCTTCTTCACGTCCTTTTTTGGCAACGAGCAACATGCGTTCCTGCGATTCGGAAAGCATGATTTCATAAGGAGTCATCTTCTTTTCACGAAGCGGAATTTTATCGAGCAAAAGCGTCATACCCACATCACCGCGGGCGGACATTTCAAACGTGGAACACGTAAAACCGGCGGCCCCCATATCCTGAATCCCCACAATGGCTCCTTCACACTGGAAAGCTTCGAGACAAGCCTCCATCAATTTTTTCTCGGTGAAGGGATCCCCAACCTGAACGGTGGGTCGTTTGGATTCCGATTCGGAATCAAAAACATCCGAGGCCATGGTGGCGCCATGAATTCCATCTTTACCAGTCTTGGAACCAACCAAAATCACGGGATTGCCGACACCCGCCGCCAGTCCAAGAAAAATTTTATTTTTATTCATCACGCCAAGCGTAAAAGCATTCACCAAAATATTTCCGTTATAGCATTCCTCAAAACGGGTTTCGCCACCAACGGTCGCAATTCCCATGCAATTTCCATAACCGCCAACCCCCGCCACCACGCCGCGCACCAGATACGGAGTACGCGGATGATCGATCGCGCCAAAATGCAGACTGTTGAGATTCGCAATCGGACGAGCGCCCATCGTAAAAATATCGCGCAAAATTCCGCCAACACCGGTGGCCGCCCCCTGATACGGTTCGATGAATGAGGGATGGTTGTGGGATTCAATTTTAAAAGCAATCGCTAAGCCGTCGCCAATATCCAGAATGCCCGCATTTTCGCCGGGCCCCTGCAACACGCGTGGACTTTTCGTCGGAAATTGTTTGAGATGAATTTTGGAACTTTTATAACAGCAATGCTCCGACCACATCACGGAAAAAACGCCCAACTCCACCTCATTGGGTTCCCGCCCCAAAACTTTCACAACTTGGCTGTGTTCTTCTTTGGTTAAAGTAGACATTTGAAAAGTTTCGCTCCCTCTTCACCACCCAACAATTTTTCACACACCCGCTCCGGATGGG of the Deltaproteobacteria bacterium genome contains:
- the purL gene encoding phosphoribosylformylglycinamidine synthase subunit PurL, yielding MSTLTKEEHSQVVKVLGREPNEVELGVFSVMWSEHCCYKSSKIHLKQFPTKSPRVLQGPGENAGILDIGDGLAIAFKIESHNHPSFIEPYQGAATGVGGILRDIFTMGARPIANLNSLHFGAIDHPRTPYLVRGVVAGVGGYGNCMGIATVGGETRFEECYNGNILVNAFTLGVMNKNKIFLGLAAGVGNPVILVGSKTGKDGIHGATMASDVFDSESESKRPTVQVGDPFTEKKLMEACLEAFQCEGAIVGIQDMGAAGFTCSTFEMSARGDVGMTLLLDKIPLREKKMTPYEIMLSESQERMLLVAKKGREEELRKIFQKWELEFQIVGEVIAEKRVRGFFNDEKVFDLPVAPVTDTAPLYDRPVKIPNQERRTKNEEPRFFTSQDYNKVLMQLLSSPNLASKNWVWRQYDHMVGTNTVVKPGCDAAVLRIKENGKQVAMKADGKARWCYLDPYWGAVHTLAEGVRNLACVGATPVGITDCLNFGNPENPEIMWQFKEVCRGLTDACNAFETPVVGGNVSLYNESEGKNIYPTPVVAIVGLLEKDEEPQTLYWKQTGDFIYWIGETTSSLAGSEYLKVVHKKVAGALTKIDFAKELTLQKFCLEAIRKKIIASAHDVSDGGLAVTLAECSFLPDGNVLGATVMLEETTRPDNLLFGEGSQSIVVSLDPSKEKEFLELAKKTNCPVKKIGKTGGKNLMIDDWIDISVADLRTKWETALQF